The following coding sequences lie in one Gammaproteobacteria bacterium genomic window:
- a CDS encoding citrate (Si)-synthase, which produces MALKEALGRKIDEWRPRTTRLAKEYGGVKVSDVTIGQVIGGARGVRCLVTDISYLDPNEGIRFRGHTIPETLALLPKVPGREMPYVEGHIYLLLTGEIPTEDDVAELVQELKERSGLPQYVFDVLRTMPRDTHPMTMFSAAILAMQRESEYVKAYNKGLGKMDHWQPTLEDALNLWARLPELGAFIYRLKYRGDTPIAPDPNLDLGGNFAHMMGIDEPYDDVARLYFILHSDHESGNVSAHAGHLVASALSDVYYAASAMINGLAGPLHGLANQEVLRWIQGVMEKMGGEVPTEEKMKEFVWETLNSGQVIPGFGHAVLRKTDPRYAEQRNFCLKHLPDDPIFKYVDMLYKVVPPILEEQGKAKNPWPNVDAQSGVIQWHYGLQEYDFYTVLFGIGRSLGVLSNIVWDRALGYPIERPKSLTTAMLEEIAGI; this is translated from the coding sequence ATGGCACTGAAGGAAGCGCTCGGGCGCAAAATCGATGAGTGGAGGCCTCGTACCACCCGGCTTGCCAAGGAATACGGTGGTGTGAAGGTCTCGGACGTCACGATTGGACAGGTCATTGGAGGTGCACGCGGCGTACGGTGCCTCGTCACGGATATCTCCTACCTCGACCCGAACGAAGGCATCCGGTTCCGCGGGCACACCATCCCCGAGACGTTGGCGCTGCTGCCAAAAGTCCCGGGACGAGAAATGCCCTATGTCGAAGGCCACATCTACCTGCTCCTCACCGGGGAGATCCCGACGGAGGACGACGTTGCGGAGCTGGTACAGGAGTTGAAGGAACGCTCGGGTCTCCCCCAGTACGTCTTCGACGTGCTCAGGACGATGCCACGAGACACACATCCGATGACCATGTTCTCCGCCGCCATCCTGGCCATGCAGAGAGAATCCGAGTATGTGAAGGCCTACAACAAGGGCCTCGGGAAGATGGATCACTGGCAGCCCACCTTGGAGGACGCCCTCAACCTGTGGGCGAGACTCCCCGAACTGGGAGCGTTCATCTACCGCCTCAAGTACAGGGGCGACACCCCCATCGCTCCGGATCCCAATCTGGACCTTGGTGGCAACTTCGCCCACATGATGGGTATCGATGAACCATACGATGACGTAGCCCGCCTGTACTTCATCCTCCATTCCGATCACGAGAGCGGAAACGTGAGTGCCCACGCCGGACATCTGGTCGCGAGCGCACTTTCGGACGTCTACTACGCCGCCTCGGCGATGATCAACGGACTCGCCGGTCCTCTGCACGGCCTCGCGAACCAAGAGGTGCTGCGCTGGATCCAGGGTGTCATGGAGAAGATGGGTGGTGAGGTCCCCACCGAAGAGAAGATGAAGGAGTTCGTCTGGGAGACGCTGAACTCCGGTCAGGTCATCCCGGGGTTCGGCCACGCCGTGCTCCGCAAGACCGATCCGAGATATGCCGAACAGCGCAATTTCTGCCTGAAGCATCTGCCGGATGATCCGATCTTCAAGTATGTGGACATGCTGTACAAGGTCGTCCCGCCGATCTTGGAGGAGCAGGGCAAGGCCAAGAACCCGTGGCCGAACGTCGACGCCCAGTCCGGTGTCATTCAGTGGCACTACGGACTCCAGGAGTACGACTTCTACACGGTCCTGTTCGGAATCGGCCGATCCCTCGGCGTCCTCTCCAACATCGTCTGGGACAGGGCACTCGGTTATCCGATCGAGCGGCCGAAGTCGTTGACGACAGCGATGCTCGAAGAAATCGCCGGAATCTAG
- a CDS encoding MMPL family transporter, giving the protein MKRFVETISAVVRRWPWWTIVVMLVFTAVLASFARQAKVTSGQEGFAPDTPEIAASEEIRELFSTGSNEQVMQIILSGDDVITAEGAQTVASIESAIRSSDAAAYISDRSDRAGIVSFLGGVRQAAQMQGMDLGSISDEQVKQLYKLSLQHAAAGQADYLRALASTKGNHDEATAPAGLVVVFLDTSAIPNTGDDFSAVVNVEKEIAATAEQHSSGDIDVQAFSMLLLFGDDFDFSAEVGRLFLSAFLIILLILGYVYFVRPRRGRSGWSAIRRTAADVALTLAVILTAIVWMQGFAVLLGPDYLGVIGELNQITQIIPILLIGLGVDYAIHLTGRYREEIGLGKTVADASTRAIGTVGVALILATLTTAVGFLTNLISPIPGLRDFGILTSVGIVAAFLLMLTLLPAIRLLLDRRAERGGRLHAESFVADSTARALPRIAARTAVLAERLPVVTLMVALVLGGLGAYGLTQLKTTFSFIDFLPENSPSVRAFKTVEEQFAGGFGEATNVLIKGDVATPQAYEAMLAAWKQLDDTPDVVSFGGFAAAESPLGVIADLLRSGDQTFLQTAGAAGLGPDLTVGPDSDIAAIFDAAMAAAPEAMGRVLHKDTDGSYTAAQFVIQTGAGEERAAALAENLRRDFTPVTDTGLTAVPTSTSIISAVIVNKLSSSQLRSLFVAILVAMLLLTVNFWFETRRPFLGVITIAPVALVVLWTFGMMALFGISFNPVTATLSAMAIGIGVPFTIHVTHRFEEDRVRYDDQEEAIRSTARHTGAALAGSAFTTMAGFGILMTSSLRPMQQMGQVTVFALGAALVASVLVLPSMLALWDTWHRKRSTTTFDRERLRAHGHIE; this is encoded by the coding sequence GTGAAACGATTCGTCGAAACCATCTCCGCTGTCGTGCGGCGGTGGCCGTGGTGGACCATTGTGGTGATGCTCGTGTTCACCGCGGTCCTGGCTTCGTTTGCTCGACAGGCAAAGGTGACTTCCGGGCAGGAAGGGTTTGCTCCTGACACACCCGAGATCGCCGCGTCGGAAGAGATACGAGAGCTCTTCTCGACCGGAAGCAACGAACAGGTCATGCAGATCATCCTCAGCGGCGATGACGTCATCACCGCCGAGGGGGCCCAGACGGTCGCCAGTATCGAATCGGCGATACGTTCGAGCGACGCCGCTGCCTACATTTCGGACCGCTCAGATCGGGCCGGCATCGTGTCGTTTCTCGGAGGGGTACGTCAGGCAGCGCAGATGCAGGGCATGGACCTGGGCTCCATCTCCGATGAGCAGGTGAAACAGCTCTACAAACTGAGCCTGCAGCACGCGGCGGCGGGACAAGCCGACTACTTGCGTGCCCTTGCCTCCACGAAGGGGAATCACGATGAGGCCACGGCACCGGCCGGACTCGTTGTGGTGTTTCTCGACACGTCGGCCATTCCCAACACAGGCGATGACTTCAGTGCCGTCGTCAACGTCGAGAAGGAGATCGCGGCTACTGCGGAGCAGCACTCGTCCGGGGACATCGATGTCCAGGCGTTCAGCATGCTGCTGCTCTTCGGAGATGACTTCGACTTCTCCGCGGAGGTCGGTCGCCTCTTCCTGAGTGCGTTCTTGATCATCCTGCTGATCCTCGGGTACGTGTACTTCGTGCGGCCTCGCAGGGGGCGTTCCGGATGGAGCGCGATTCGGCGCACGGCCGCCGATGTCGCACTAACCCTGGCCGTGATCCTGACGGCAATCGTGTGGATGCAGGGCTTCGCCGTGCTGTTGGGGCCTGACTACCTCGGCGTGATCGGTGAGCTGAACCAGATCACCCAGATCATTCCCATCCTGCTCATCGGTCTTGGTGTGGACTACGCGATCCACTTGACCGGGCGATATCGGGAGGAGATCGGTCTCGGCAAGACGGTCGCCGACGCTTCCACTCGGGCGATCGGAACGGTGGGTGTGGCCCTCATCCTGGCGACCTTGACAACCGCTGTCGGGTTTCTGACCAATCTGATCTCACCAATCCCCGGGCTCAGAGACTTCGGAATCCTCACTTCGGTGGGGATCGTCGCGGCGTTCTTGTTGATGCTGACGCTGCTGCCGGCGATCAGGCTTCTGCTCGATCGCCGTGCCGAGCGTGGGGGACGGTTGCACGCGGAGTCATTCGTTGCCGACTCGACGGCAAGGGCGCTTCCTCGCATTGCCGCGCGCACGGCGGTGCTCGCAGAACGTCTTCCTGTCGTGACGCTGATGGTGGCATTGGTGCTCGGCGGCCTGGGCGCCTACGGGCTGACGCAGCTCAAGACGACGTTCAGCTTCATCGACTTTCTGCCGGAGAACTCGCCGAGCGTTCGGGCCTTCAAGACGGTGGAAGAGCAGTTCGCGGGGGGCTTCGGTGAAGCGACGAACGTACTCATCAAGGGTGATGTGGCGACGCCACAAGCGTATGAGGCGATGCTGGCGGCGTGGAAGCAACTCGACGACACGCCGGACGTGGTGAGTTTCGGTGGATTTGCGGCAGCAGAATCTCCGCTCGGGGTCATTGCAGACTTGTTACGGTCTGGAGACCAGACGTTCCTGCAGACGGCCGGAGCAGCAGGTTTGGGGCCAGATCTCACTGTTGGACCGGATTCCGATATCGCTGCCATCTTCGACGCGGCCATGGCCGCGGCACCGGAGGCGATGGGCAGGGTGCTTCACAAGGACACCGACGGTTCCTACACCGCGGCCCAGTTCGTGATACAGACCGGGGCGGGCGAGGAGCGGGCCGCCGCCCTGGCCGAGAACCTTCGCCGAGACTTCACCCCGGTCACCGATACGGGCTTGACGGCAGTTCCGACGTCGACATCGATCATCTCGGCGGTGATCGTCAACAAGCTCTCCAGTTCACAGCTCAGGTCGCTGTTCGTGGCGATTCTCGTCGCGATGTTGTTGCTGACCGTCAACTTCTGGTTCGAAACGCGACGTCCCTTCCTCGGTGTGATCACCATCGCGCCGGTCGCTCTCGTCGTGTTGTGGACTTTCGGCATGATGGCGCTGTTCGGGATCTCCTTCAATCCGGTCACGGCGACGCTGTCGGCGATGGCGATCGGGATCGGTGTGCCGTTCACGATCCACGTCACGCACCGTTTCGAAGAAGACCGGGTTCGCTATGACGATCAGGAGGAGGCGATTCGTTCGACTGCCCGGCACACCGGTGCTGCTCTGGCCGGCTCAGCCTTCACGACGATGGCCGGGTTCGGGATCTTGATGACATCCTCGCTCAGACCGATGCAGCAGATGGGTCAGGTGACGGTCTTCGCACTCGGTGCGGCCCTCGTCGCGTCGGTGCTCGTGCTGCCATCCATGCTGGCATTGTGGGATACGTGGCATCGCAAACGCAGCACCACGACGTTCGATCGTGAGCGGCTCAGAGCGCACGGACACATCGAGTAG